A single window of Actinoallomurus bryophytorum DNA harbors:
- a CDS encoding response regulator transcription factor gives MVNTETGRILVVDDDPTVAEVVARYLMRDGYDVDCVADGHTALQIAAERLPDLVVLDLMLPGIDGLEVCRRLRERWPVPIVMLTALGEETDRLVGLETGADDYVTKPFSPRELALRVRSVLRRARGALTPTGGTATDGDLVVDTAAHEVRLGDQEISLTAREFDLLAFLMRHPRQAFTRADLLEKVWGWEFGDSSTVTVHVRRLREKIEEDPTVPQRILTVWGVGYRYEPVT, from the coding sequence ATGGTGAACACCGAAACCGGCCGCATTCTGGTGGTCGACGACGATCCGACCGTTGCCGAGGTCGTGGCCCGGTACCTCATGCGTGACGGGTACGACGTCGACTGCGTCGCGGACGGGCACACCGCCCTTCAGATCGCCGCCGAAAGACTCCCCGACCTGGTCGTCCTCGACCTCATGCTGCCCGGTATCGACGGCCTCGAGGTCTGCCGGCGGCTGCGGGAACGCTGGCCCGTGCCCATCGTCATGCTGACCGCGCTCGGCGAGGAGACCGACCGGCTCGTCGGGCTGGAGACCGGTGCCGACGACTACGTCACCAAACCCTTCAGCCCCCGTGAACTGGCACTACGCGTACGGTCCGTCCTCCGCAGGGCGAGAGGCGCGCTGACTCCGACCGGCGGGACGGCCACCGACGGTGACCTGGTCGTGGACACCGCCGCACACGAGGTACGCCTCGGCGACCAGGAGATCTCCCTCACCGCGCGGGAGTTCGATCTGCTGGCGTTCCTGATGCGGCATCCGCGGCAGGCGTTCACCCGCGCCGACCTGCTGGAAAAGGTCTGGGGCTGGGAGTTCGGCGACTCCTCGACCGTGACCGTCCACGTACGGCGGCTGCGGGAGAAGATCGAAGAAGACCCCACCGTTCCCCAGCGGATTCTCACCGTCTGGGGCGTCGGCTACCGATATGAGCCCGTCACATGA
- a CDS encoding sensor histidine kinase, translating into MIPLHAFVEVAAYAASAALLTGAVGVALLYALRGRSIAILLTVVSAATVLATVTGIIAITMRMLITDHDRSVTLTVTAIAGLVGLGASLLLGHRLIAASRSLLDAVRRAGDSGRFVPPEKTLPAELNELATELSTAYERLEAAHARERALETSRRELVAWVSHDLRTPLAGLRAMAEALEDEVVTDAETVHRYHSQIRAEADRLAAMVDDLFELSRIHAGALRLSRQRVGLGELVSEAVAGTEPLARAKGVRLSGLAQGVLPVEVDAAELGRALRNLVVNAIRHTPQDGGVEIIAGVEHGMACVTVSDACGGIPDEDLPRLFDVAFRGETARTPGGGAGLGLAIARGIVEAHAGEIGVSNAGEGCRFVVRLPLGA; encoded by the coding sequence ATGATCCCTCTCCATGCGTTCGTCGAGGTCGCCGCATACGCCGCGAGTGCCGCGCTGCTCACCGGAGCCGTCGGCGTCGCGCTGCTGTACGCCCTGCGCGGGCGGTCCATCGCGATCCTGTTGACCGTCGTCTCGGCGGCGACCGTTCTCGCGACCGTCACCGGCATCATCGCGATCACGATGAGGATGCTGATCACCGACCACGACCGGTCGGTGACGCTCACCGTCACGGCGATCGCGGGCCTGGTCGGGCTCGGGGCCTCCCTGCTGCTCGGCCACCGGCTGATCGCCGCCAGCCGTTCCCTGCTCGACGCCGTACGGCGTGCCGGGGACAGCGGGCGCTTCGTGCCGCCGGAAAAGACGCTTCCGGCCGAGCTGAACGAGCTCGCCACCGAGCTTTCCACCGCGTACGAACGCCTGGAGGCGGCCCACGCGCGCGAACGTGCCCTGGAGACCAGCCGCCGCGAGCTCGTCGCCTGGGTCAGCCACGACCTGCGTACGCCCCTGGCCGGCCTGCGCGCCATGGCCGAGGCGCTCGAGGACGAGGTGGTCACCGATGCCGAGACCGTGCACCGCTACCACTCCCAGATCCGCGCCGAGGCCGACCGCCTGGCCGCGATGGTGGACGACCTGTTCGAACTCTCCCGCATCCACGCGGGCGCGCTGCGGCTCTCCCGGCAGCGGGTCGGCCTCGGTGAGCTCGTCTCCGAGGCCGTCGCTGGCACCGAACCTCTCGCCCGCGCCAAGGGCGTACGGCTCAGTGGCCTCGCCCAGGGTGTGCTTCCCGTCGAGGTCGACGCCGCGGAGCTCGGCCGCGCCCTTCGCAACCTCGTCGTGAACGCCATCCGTCATACCCCGCAGGACGGAGGCGTCGAGATCATCGCCGGGGTCGAACACGGCATGGCGTGCGTCACCGTCTCCGACGCGTGCGGCGGGATCCCGGATGAGGACCTGCCGCGCCTGTTCGACGTGGCGTTCCGGGGCGAGACCGCGCGTACGCCGGGTGGTGGCGCGGGCCTCGGGCTCGCCATCGCGCGCGGCATCGTCGAGGCCCATGCGGGCGAGATCGGGGTCTCGAACGCCGGTGAGGGTTGCCGCTTCGTCGTACGCCTCCCTCTCGGCGCCTGA
- a CDS encoding GNAT family N-acetyltransferase — MSPASTRVAGAEDHDAAVSVWRAANIARGRPPGPERVDRVRVKLAEPGALVIVAVVEGRVRGMLLAEPGLSPGGSPIPGLCHLSMLFVDPPLQGGGLGRLLLDRLRTHADGLGCSRLQVWTGVDNDRARRLYRRAGFVPTGRVASLGAGRLIEHLVWAPRPGAG; from the coding sequence ATGAGTCCGGCGTCGACCCGTGTCGCGGGTGCCGAGGATCATGACGCGGCCGTCTCGGTGTGGCGGGCGGCCAACATCGCCCGTGGCCGCCCGCCCGGCCCCGAGCGCGTCGACCGGGTACGCGTCAAGCTCGCCGAACCCGGCGCTCTCGTGATCGTCGCGGTCGTGGAGGGGCGCGTACGGGGAATGCTGCTGGCCGAGCCCGGCCTTTCGCCGGGCGGTTCGCCGATCCCCGGGCTGTGTCACCTCTCCATGCTCTTCGTCGATCCGCCGCTGCAGGGCGGCGGCCTGGGCCGGCTCCTGCTGGACCGGCTACGTACGCACGCGGACGGCCTGGGCTGCTCGCGCCTGCAGGTCTGGACCGGTGTGGACAACGATCGGGCGCGGCGGCTCTACCGGCGTGCCGGATTCGTGCCGACCGGCCGGGTCGCCTCTCTCGGCGCCGGCCGGCTCATCGAGCACCTGGTCTGGGCGCCGCGCCCCGGGGCCGGTTGA
- a CDS encoding YunG family protein — MPTGMMAAVTPWTLDRIDKALRASWAADTCSPDDVARAPWHPDNPAWGHCDVTALVVNDLFGGDLMLGEVHAADGVRHGFHYWNLLPSGAEIDLTFEQFREGQRVTGARVVKRPPGPLPRRREEYELLHERVAAHLGGPLPAH; from the coding sequence GTGCCCACCGGCATGATGGCCGCCGTGACCCCCTGGACACTCGATCGTATCGACAAGGCGCTGCGCGCCTCCTGGGCCGCCGACACGTGCTCCCCCGACGACGTGGCCAGAGCCCCCTGGCATCCGGACAACCCCGCCTGGGGGCACTGCGACGTCACCGCTCTCGTCGTGAACGACCTCTTCGGCGGCGACCTCATGCTCGGCGAGGTGCACGCCGCCGATGGAGTCCGGCACGGATTCCACTACTGGAACCTCCTGCCCAGCGGCGCCGAGATCGACCTGACGTTCGAGCAGTTCCGGGAGGGACAGCGGGTCACCGGCGCGCGCGTCGTCAAGCGCCCGCCTGGGCCGCTGCCGCGGCGCCGGGAGGAGTACGAGCTCCTCCACGAACGCGTCGCGGCACACCTCGGAGGCCCGCTACCGGCTCACTGA
- a CDS encoding epoxide hydrolase family protein: MDTEIRPYRIDIPQADLEDLRGRLARTRWPDELPGVGWSYGVPLARVKELAEYWATGYSWREQEARLNAAPQFTTTVFGQNIHFQHVRSPEPGALPLILSHGWPSTIADFTGLIGPLSDPRAHGGDPADAFHLVVPSLPGYGFSGPTASPGWDVSRVAQAWAGLMGRLGYSRYGAQGGDWGARISPELARVDPSHVAGVHTNAFVALPSGDPRELEGLTPDERKSLGGLARWREERSGYAQIQATRPQTLAYALADSPMGQLAWYTEWFDDYGDNAGTIDRDAILTNVTVYWLTGTAGSAARLYRESAASWGPAEPLKVPLGVAVFPGDSTIRRFVERDHDVVHWSEFDRGGHFAALQAPDLLTSDIRAFFRGLR; encoded by the coding sequence ATGGACACAGAGATTCGCCCGTACCGCATCGACATTCCCCAGGCCGACCTGGAGGACCTGCGTGGGCGCCTGGCCCGTACACGCTGGCCCGACGAGCTGCCCGGTGTGGGCTGGTCGTACGGCGTGCCGCTCGCCCGGGTGAAGGAGCTGGCCGAGTACTGGGCCACGGGCTACTCCTGGCGGGAGCAGGAGGCGAGGTTGAACGCCGCGCCGCAGTTCACGACCACGGTGTTCGGGCAGAACATCCACTTCCAGCATGTCCGCTCACCGGAGCCGGGCGCGCTGCCGCTGATCCTCAGCCACGGCTGGCCGAGCACCATCGCGGACTTCACCGGGCTCATCGGCCCGCTGTCCGACCCGCGCGCCCACGGCGGCGACCCGGCCGACGCGTTCCACCTCGTGGTGCCGTCGCTGCCGGGGTACGGCTTCTCGGGCCCGACCGCCTCGCCGGGGTGGGACGTGTCGCGCGTCGCGCAAGCGTGGGCCGGGCTGATGGGCCGCCTGGGGTACTCGCGCTACGGCGCGCAGGGCGGTGACTGGGGTGCCAGGATCTCCCCCGAGCTGGCCAGGGTCGACCCCTCGCACGTGGCCGGCGTGCACACCAACGCGTTCGTCGCGTTGCCCTCCGGCGACCCTCGCGAGCTGGAGGGCCTCACCCCGGACGAGCGGAAAAGCCTCGGAGGACTGGCCCGCTGGCGGGAGGAGCGTTCGGGCTACGCGCAGATCCAGGCCACCCGCCCGCAGACGCTCGCGTACGCCCTCGCGGACTCGCCGATGGGGCAGCTCGCCTGGTACACCGAGTGGTTCGACGACTACGGGGACAACGCCGGCACCATCGACCGGGACGCCATCCTGACCAACGTGACCGTGTACTGGCTCACCGGGACGGCCGGCTCGGCGGCACGGTTGTACCGGGAAAGCGCGGCGTCCTGGGGTCCGGCAGAGCCGTTGAAGGTGCCGCTCGGCGTGGCGGTGTTCCCCGGCGACTCCACGATCCGCCGTTTCGTCGAACGCGACCACGACGTCGTGCACTGGTCGGAGTTCGACCGCGGCGGCCATTTCGCCGCCCTCCAGGCGCCGGATCTGCTCACCTCCGACATCCGTGCCTTCTTCCGTGGGCTTCGCTGA
- a CDS encoding NAD-dependent epimerase/dehydratase family protein produces MRVLVTGSSGFIGSHIGEALRDRGHGVRTIDLRSGEDVRDEATVIRCLDGVDVVCHQAAKVGLGLDVSDLPDYASVNVLGTAVLLAAMARVGCDRLVLASSMVVYGEGAYDCEEHGRVRPGPRAEADLRAGRFEPRCPICGAAVTPGTVAEDAPMDPRNAYADTKVGQEHLSASWARSTGGSVIALRYHNVYGPRMPRDTPYAGVAAIFRSSLERGEAPRVFEDGDQRRDFVHVRDVAGANVLAVESVSSGGDAPTGELTPYNVASGEPHTIGEMAIALAKAYGGPEPVVTGEYRLGDVRHIVASPERARSGLDFRASVSFEEGMAEFAVRN; encoded by the coding sequence ATGCGCGTACTGGTGACTGGATCGTCCGGATTTATTGGCTCTCACATCGGCGAAGCGCTGCGCGATCGCGGACACGGCGTCCGTACGATCGACCTCCGGTCGGGTGAGGACGTACGCGACGAGGCCACGGTCATCCGATGCCTGGACGGTGTGGACGTGGTCTGCCACCAGGCGGCCAAGGTCGGGCTCGGCCTGGACGTCTCCGACCTTCCCGACTATGCGTCCGTCAACGTGCTCGGCACGGCCGTACTCCTCGCCGCGATGGCTCGCGTGGGCTGCGACCGGCTCGTGCTGGCCTCGTCGATGGTGGTGTACGGGGAGGGCGCCTACGACTGCGAGGAGCACGGACGCGTACGGCCAGGTCCGCGGGCCGAGGCCGACCTACGGGCCGGGCGGTTCGAGCCGCGATGCCCGATCTGCGGAGCCGCAGTGACTCCGGGGACCGTCGCGGAGGACGCGCCGATGGACCCGCGCAACGCCTATGCCGACACCAAGGTCGGCCAGGAGCATCTGTCGGCGTCCTGGGCGCGGTCGACGGGAGGCTCGGTGATCGCGCTGCGCTACCACAACGTGTACGGGCCGCGGATGCCACGGGACACCCCGTACGCGGGCGTCGCCGCGATCTTCCGGTCGTCCCTCGAACGCGGTGAGGCGCCGCGGGTGTTCGAGGACGGGGATCAGCGGCGCGACTTCGTGCACGTACGCGACGTCGCGGGGGCGAATGTCCTCGCGGTCGAGTCGGTCTCCTCTGGCGGTGACGCGCCGACCGGTGAGCTGACGCCGTACAACGTGGCGAGCGGGGAGCCGCACACGATCGGGGAGATGGCGATCGCGCTGGCCAAGGCGTACGGCGGTCCGGAACCGGTCGTGACCGGCGAATACCGCCTGGGCGACGTGCGGCACATCGTCGCGTCGCCGGAGCGCGCACGCTCCGGGCTGGACTTTCGCGCCTCGGTCTCGTTCGAAGAGGGGATGGCCGAGTTCGCGGTCAGGAACTGA
- a CDS encoding FG-GAP-like repeat-containing protein, which translates to MKVRVFSRALAVTAVTALGAAGLAGAAHASAVPSTARAAVKAAGAVPYDFNGDGYPDLALGDPYGTVGSVTTAGFVTIVYGSSNGLNTADHTVISQSTAGVPGTPEAADHFGYSLTSLDYDEDGFADLLVGAPDEDTTDGANAGSETILWGSASGLNGTGSDAISEPGSPGAQHHFGYSLTAADFDGDGHTDWVDTAPGDALFYPFHNPGPALTARKAGQSGRVFAPKAQPEHARGGKANKAAAADDDAVTSFITAAGDIDGDGKPDLVLGWQDAEAPTSGFDVWRNFTPDDDPSFAGEALTRVDSLAVGDFDGDGIGDIAAGGADESDGVGGHVTVYKGDADVTLGTTSTITQNSTGLPGSAVAGDRFGYSVAAGDVNKDGKSDLAIGVPLRTVSNLAHAGEAIVLYGADAGLSGTGSQVVSQDTAGVPGAAEAEDEAGWTVNLFNPNADGYFDLIAGAPKENGTDGAVSVLPGTAAGLTATGSATWGAGTLGTSGKDAQVGVRQGRIG; encoded by the coding sequence GTGAAAGTACGCGTTTTCTCGCGCGCGCTGGCCGTGACCGCGGTCACCGCACTGGGGGCTGCGGGGCTTGCCGGAGCGGCACACGCATCCGCCGTTCCGAGCACGGCAAGGGCGGCGGTGAAGGCCGCGGGGGCCGTGCCGTATGACTTCAACGGCGACGGCTACCCTGACCTGGCCCTCGGCGACCCGTACGGCACGGTCGGCAGCGTCACCACCGCCGGCTTCGTGACCATCGTGTACGGCTCGTCGAACGGCCTCAACACGGCCGATCACACGGTCATCAGCCAGAGCACGGCGGGAGTTCCGGGCACGCCGGAGGCGGCCGACCACTTCGGCTACTCGCTCACGTCCCTCGACTACGACGAGGACGGTTTCGCGGACCTCCTCGTCGGCGCCCCGGACGAGGACACCACCGATGGTGCGAACGCGGGTTCGGAGACGATCCTGTGGGGCTCGGCGTCCGGGCTGAACGGCACGGGCTCGGATGCCATCTCCGAGCCGGGGAGCCCCGGCGCGCAGCATCACTTCGGCTACTCACTGACCGCGGCCGACTTCGACGGTGACGGACATACCGACTGGGTGGACACCGCGCCCGGTGACGCGTTGTTCTACCCGTTCCACAACCCCGGCCCGGCCCTGACGGCACGCAAGGCCGGCCAGTCCGGTCGCGTGTTCGCGCCGAAGGCCCAGCCGGAACACGCACGAGGGGGCAAGGCGAACAAGGCGGCCGCGGCGGACGACGACGCGGTGACGTCGTTCATCACGGCCGCCGGCGACATCGACGGCGACGGCAAGCCGGACCTGGTCCTCGGCTGGCAGGACGCCGAGGCCCCGACGTCCGGATTCGACGTGTGGCGTAACTTCACTCCCGATGACGACCCGTCGTTCGCCGGCGAGGCGCTCACCCGGGTCGACAGTCTCGCCGTGGGTGACTTCGACGGTGACGGCATCGGAGACATCGCGGCGGGCGGCGCCGACGAGAGCGACGGCGTCGGCGGCCACGTGACCGTCTACAAGGGCGACGCGGACGTCACCCTGGGCACGACGAGCACGATCACTCAGAACAGCACCGGCCTGCCGGGATCGGCCGTCGCCGGTGACCGGTTCGGCTACTCGGTGGCCGCCGGTGACGTCAACAAGGACGGCAAGTCCGACCTGGCGATCGGCGTGCCGCTCCGCACGGTCAGCAACCTGGCCCACGCCGGTGAGGCGATCGTCCTGTACGGCGCCGACGCGGGGCTCAGCGGGACGGGCTCGCAGGTCGTGTCGCAGGACACGGCCGGTGTGCCCGGAGCCGCCGAGGCCGAGGACGAGGCGGGCTGGACGGTGAACCTGTTCAACCCCAACGCCGACGGCTACTTCGACCTGATCGCCGGCGCGCCGAAGGAGAACGGGACCGACGGCGCCGTGAGCGTGCTGCCGGGCACCGCTGCGGGCCTCACCGCGACGGGCTCGGCGACGTGGGGAGCGGGAACCCTCGGTACGAGCGGTAAGGACGCGCAGGTCGGCGTCCGCCAGGGTCGCATCGGCTGA
- a CDS encoding STAS domain-containing protein — protein sequence MELKISTASQGGHAVVSVYGEVDLYTAPRLQTELAALVRDGVTRLVVDLSGVEFCDSTGMNVLLSAMKRLREQGGSLELAAPRSAVRRILQVTGLDTVFSVHDAVPAVGRT from the coding sequence GTGGAGCTAAAGATCTCGACTGCATCTCAGGGAGGTCACGCCGTCGTCTCTGTATACGGCGAGGTCGATCTCTATACGGCACCCAGACTGCAAACGGAGCTCGCCGCGCTGGTGCGCGACGGAGTGACCCGGCTTGTAGTGGACCTCAGCGGGGTCGAGTTCTGTGACTCGACCGGGATGAACGTCCTGCTCTCGGCCATGAAACGGCTGCGGGAGCAAGGCGGCTCGCTGGAGCTCGCGGCGCCCCGTTCGGCGGTACGCCGGATCCTTCAGGTGACCGGCCTCGACACGGTGTTCTCCGTGCACGATGCCGTACCTGCCGTCGGACGGACGTAG
- a CDS encoding glycosyltransferase family 2 protein: protein MQADTAVIIAAKDEQDRIAATVEAAASLPGVDLVVVVDDGSTDATGRLAAGCGARVIRHSRNRGKGAAMETGAAAVRLLDEDVPHHLLFLDADLGETAKQAGPLIEPVRDGSAGMTIAVFSELIKLGGHGFVVRLARDGIKRLTGWSATQPLNGQRCLTRAAFDAAQPLAPGFGVETGLTIDLLRKGFKIAEVEVPLSHRATGTDWRAQLHRARQFRDVGRALAAREPAVTRQLDRLRRGAR, encoded by the coding sequence ATGCAGGCGGACACGGCCGTCATTATCGCGGCCAAAGACGAGCAGGACCGGATCGCCGCGACCGTGGAGGCCGCCGCGTCACTACCCGGCGTCGACCTGGTGGTCGTCGTCGACGACGGATCCACGGACGCGACCGGACGGCTGGCCGCCGGCTGCGGCGCGAGGGTCATCCGGCACTCGCGCAACCGCGGCAAGGGCGCCGCCATGGAGACCGGCGCGGCAGCCGTGCGTCTTCTCGACGAGGATGTGCCGCATCACCTGCTGTTCCTCGACGCCGACCTTGGTGAGACGGCCAAGCAGGCCGGCCCGCTCATCGAGCCCGTACGCGACGGCTCGGCCGGCATGACGATCGCTGTCTTCAGTGAGTTGATCAAGCTCGGCGGGCACGGCTTCGTCGTACGCCTGGCGCGCGACGGCATCAAGCGGCTCACCGGCTGGTCCGCGACTCAGCCGCTCAACGGCCAGCGCTGCCTGACCCGTGCCGCCTTCGACGCCGCCCAGCCACTCGCGCCGGGCTTCGGCGTCGAGACCGGCCTGACCATCGACCTCCTGCGCAAGGGCTTCAAGATCGCCGAGGTCGAGGTGCCGCTCTCGCACCGCGCCACCGGCACCGACTGGCGGGCCCAGCTGCACCGCGCCCGCCAGTTCCGCGACGTCGGGCGCGCCCTGGCGGCCCGCGAGCCCGCCGTGACCAGGCAACTGGACCGACTGCGCCGTGGCGCCCGCTGA